The Ananas comosus cultivar F153 linkage group 6, ASM154086v1, whole genome shotgun sequence genome segment CTTAATTGCAAATTTAAAAGTCACAATTGAAATGCAATGGTTATACGAGTTTTACCACAAATGTAAGAGTGAAGAGGTCGCAACTTCACTTGATgcacgcatatatatatatatatatatatatatatatatatatatatatatatatattacgagagaaaagaaattaataatttatctaacAATAAAACAttacaacaataataaatatagaGTCACTTTAACGCGCGTGTTGCAGATACAAAGGTTTNatatatatatatatatatatatggattacgagagaaaagaaattaataatttatctaacAATAAAACAttacaacaataataaatatagaGTCACTTTAACGCGCGTGTTGCAGATACAAAGGTTTTCACTCTACAAGCAGATCGAGCTGTTTCAAGGAACGCAGGAGTTCATGCGGATGAAGATCGGGCGCGAGGCGTTCTACGTCGTCGCCATGGGAAGCAACGACTTCATCAACAACTACCTCCTCCCCGTCTACGCCGACTCGTGGAACTACAACGGCGACACCTTCATCACCTACCTCATCACTACATTAGAGGGACAGCTACGGGTATCGATTAATTCAAACATTTATAGGATTTAGAAAGTCATGCCGAAATAGCCTGCGCATAATTGAGAGGATCGTAATACATTTCAGCTGCTGTATTCGTTGGGAGCTCGGAAGTTGACCTTTTTCGGGCTGGGGCCGATGGGGTGCATACCGCTGCAGCGGATCCTGACATCATCGGGCGGGTGCCAGCAGTCGACGAACAAGCTCGCGCTCGACTTCAACAAGCAGTCGACGAAGTTGTTAAGCGACTTAGCGAGCAGCCTTCCCAACTCCACCTTCAAGTTCGGGGACGCCTACGATGCCTTCCAGGATCTCATTAATCGCCCTTACTTGTACGGTGCGTACGCAAGTCTTAGccaaaaaactattttctgagATATTTTTCGGAAAATCGAACACACTCGTCTCGTTCATTTGTGTTCTAACATTTCGAGCTACCGGTAATTAAACAGATTTCAACAACTCGCACGGGCCGTGTTGCTCGTTGGGGAAAATTCGCCCGACTCTCACATGTACTCCTATATCGACATTGTGCGAAGATCGGAGCAAGTTCGTGTTCTGGGACGAGTATCACCCGACGGACAAAGCCAATGAGTTGATAGCGAATGTGATCCTCAAGAAGCTCGGGTATAACTCAACCAACGGCACGGACAATCCTTAAGGTTCTGCAATTAGTAAGTCGTAGTATATTCACTGTTTGGCGTGCGTTGCCACGGTGAAAATAAGTGAAACGTGTGCTTGTTATTTTCTTAGCCTACAAAAATTTCACAGCAagtgcgcgcgcgcgtgtgtgtgcATATATGGATGCGTGTGACATTGTATAAGTAGGAACGAACATATGTGGAGTTATGGTGGTTAATGTTTGGTAGTAGTTGGAACAACTAAGAGGCTTGTGCGTGTTCTTAGTCACCACGTGCTAGGCAAacgatttaaaaaatattgggaGACTTTACCCTCAGAGGTTAAATTAAGTCACATTTGTTGTgcattaagtttttttttggttcctaTCAAACGCTTGATTTGTAATTCTCAATTTGAGATGGGAAGttttaacacacacacacacacacacacacacacacacacacacacacacacacacacacacaaaaatggACGCAAGAGGTTCCATCTGATTCATGTTGACTCAAACTagaaccaaatatatatatgattttttaaaaaaatctaaaaattcaaGTGATACACATGCGCGCAATAAACTCTCACTACTTGAGATCACAAGTCGAATAACAATCACTTCGCGAATGACTGGTTAGTCCTAAGAAGTTATTCAGAGACTCAGGTTCTACTGTGTATTTGAAAACTCATGGGTCTATGGACCGAACACTGTTATTAACCGCgacactctctctcactctctctcttccctttttctctaaccctagattttttttttcccattattTGTTGAACATTCTTTACTCTCTCATCTCTATTGATAAGTTCATTAATCTTGATAAATAAGGTATATagtctactaattttttttgaaaataaagaaGATCACCGAAATTTCTAATccagataaaaacaaaatttctgGATCTATCTTGAGGCTGGTTTTGCACCCCACACATCCAATCCTGGTGCGTCCCAATCCACACTTCCTCCTTTCAACTGTACATGTTTATATTTTATGTGcaaattttttgcatataaaataatttttttatgaccgactgtccctaaagcaagtggcaaagagtttgttgattggtacccgaggtcttaagttcgaatcctagttaattcacatttcagctaagtttatttctaaataaaataaacgaagcgggtagcgtgctatctatctctaaaaaaaagataataataatttttctatgaGACCTGGGAAGCGACGTAAATCGAGTCTGGGCATTGTGGAGGATTAGATCAGGTGAGCACACGACGAGAAGCTGTCTCTCCGAATTAGTAGGATGCTGGCGGTCTGTTTGGAAGGCTAGAAATGATACTATTTTTAGAAGTATCCTTCCGAATCCTACGCATATAGTTCACTTGTTTAAGCAGCTGATGAAGGAGTGGGACTTACTTAATCCAGCAAGGCGGACCTCTATTTAAGCCTAGTtagtgcttttctttttttttttcttttttttttttctaacgtGCCGTCCGGGGCCCCCGCTGCCTCACCCCTGTAGTCtagttcatatttttaatgaatgaaacgggtagcgtgctacctctttctcaaaataaaaaaataaataaataaaaaaataatttttctatgaGTATCTGAGAAGGagaaaatagtaataatttttCTATGAGTATATGAGAAGTAGCCGCATGCACTAATTAAGGCCACCAGTGAGTATCCGAGGACGAGCCGTATGCACTAATTGAGGCCAAGTTGTGGTCCGTATGGGTGGTGAGAGAGAAGCCAACTTTGGAGTCTTTTATACGTGTCTTTTGTCATTTCCCATCTAATTAGAACTTTAGTCCGTTGAGagatcttttttatattttgcctTTCGATATTAATAACATTTTTATTCCGTCTTCGTCGTCTGTGGGCGTATGCTGGTAGCCAAACCACGTTAATTTCGATAtgctctttcatttttttttttttttctgtattaaatatttttctggACCTATTTTTTCGCCATTTTGATTTTAACAGTAGGAATAAGGAGAATAAATGCGGAACAGCTGTTCCACCCTCCGTCCTTGAACAAACTTATTCCCATATAGGatcaaacttaattaaagtttaaaactaATTTTGATTATTGTATCAACTTATTAATCaagctaattaatatatttacgTCATTATCTATTGTTTAAATAGTTaggtaattaactaattttattatttatagtaaattagCTCACtaagaattaattatttaatttaatgtgtttatctaataactaatatttatattggtcaactaattaaatttactttcttaacttatattttataattatttaaaaatataaataattaatataatttttcattgtCTTACATAATATTCAcagctaataattttttaatatatcaaattatttttaattaatattttttatattaattaattagataaaatattactaatttaaaattacagttaCTTTTATTCCTGCTATTCCAATCCAAtccttcaaatattatttatcttattctcagtaataactcaaattttatataaataaaattggaaaaacttcaaaaaccctccctgtggtttcatagtttctcactttgcccccctgtggtttaaaatgtatcaaattgtccctctgtggtttcgtttttattttttcgctaactttttcgttaatatttcattaaattatataaaaaaaactttagatacccatatagatttatcaaatattcactttagtaccctctaattttaactttatcactgatttaaaaaaaataatgaaattgataagaaaaagagaaaaaagaaatcacagggggacgaattgatacattttaaatcacaggggggaaaatgagaaactacgaaaccacaggggggtttttttgaagtttttccaataaaattttactctaatttctatttatatttattttttaaaataaataatgtttaTTTATATCTGAATTAAACGAATCATGTAAGTTTTGGACTTCATTCAGTGAAAATATCAGAGCTTGTAACTATCCAGTAAAGCAACCTGCTCTGCTCAGttcccccctctctctatctctctgcaCGTTTTGCCCGTCCTTCTTGCCACAGCATTCCGCTACAAAACAgagtttctttttattttattattttcttttaattctgACGCGCCACCTCGCAGATTCACCGGTTCCCACTCCTCGCTCCTCGTACGGCCCCTGATTCCTCAGCTCCGTTTCCTTTTGGCGCTTCGCTCTCCACGCCCCCACACCCCCGCTACAAAACAACCCCTCTCACCTCAcccccctcctccctctccctcctatGCCtactcctcctctctctctcctcctcaatCGCCATTGCTCCCCCCCCGCCCCACCCCCCAACACCATAGCAAGCTATGTCCCTAATTGGGTCTCTCCCATTCGGGGCCGATCCGGCTCTCCTTCGTGGGAGAAGAAGGGCCTCGTGGGCCaactcctccgcctccgcctttgCGCAGAGTCGTAGGGTGTGCGGTAATGGCGGCGGGCTGTGGGCTCGGAGGGTGGGGAAAGGAGGGGTTGCGGTGGGTTTGGTGGTGGTCGGGTCGGGGGGGAGGTGGAGAGGCGGTGGCGAGGGCTTGAGAGTGGGGGCTACGGGGAAAGGAGGGAGCTCcgaaggggaggaggagagagagggcgTTCGTAGCGTGGATGGTGATGGTGATGGTGATGATTCCTTCAAAGCGACGATCGAGAAGAGTAGGAAGGTTCTCGATATGCAGAGTAGGCTACTTCGGCAGGTGCTTCTCTCTATTTATCTCTCTCGATTCGTTCTAACGTGCATTTGTTCTTTGGCGTTGTAAATTTCCTAATCCAAATGGtgcttttgaaatattttaatcaaGTTGCTTCTTTTGTGAGCAAAATTCGTGATAGAGCGTTGATAATAGAATCTATAGTCACTTCTCGACATTTAGATATCTTTGGTGATTATAACATTGTAGTGTGGCTTTAGTCCATAGCAAAGTCCTAAATTAACCATGATTATGATAATTTATAGCATTTCTTTATAACATTTCTTTTTACTCACTTTCACCTTCTTCAGTaggaagattaaaaaaataataataataacctcTTCTTTACTCACTTTAGACATCTTTTAATGACTTATGTTAACCAATTGACAATCGATTAATGTGTGTGGAGTTTCTTTTATGATTGCATCTTAGGAAAACGTCATTTTCAGCTTTGTGAATTCTTAGCTGATCCGGCTTTCGGAAATAGTAGTTTCCGTTCATTAAACAATTTCTCGTACAACAAGAAGAATGATTTAAAGGCCGTATATTTTATGCATGTAAGATGCAATATTATCCGTCAACCAATTTCGATAAGCACCCTGAGTAAATGAAAGAGACTTTCAAAACATGATATTCATGCATCTAATCGTGCTCTGACCCTGTTCATCATCTAGTGCTAATTTCTGTTATATCCTCAATGTTTTGCATACAATTTGTGTAGTTTATAATTACTCTtaccttttctcttctttttttttcccttgaaaAGAACGTGCGTCATTATTTGCACTTGACAAGCTCTTTGATGTAGTGGCAcctgctttctttttttttttatttatttaattatcataCTTAATCTTGTGCTTGTGTAACATTGACTTAATTTATTATAGATCGCCGAGAGAAAGAATCTTGTCTCATCTATTAATAACACAATTATGATGGAAGAGGAGGGTTCATTTTCTTATGTCGAGAATGATGAAACATCAACCCTAAAGGTTGGTTCAAGCCATGTAGAGTCAAATGGGATACACAGCGACATTGTTACTTCTGGTGATATTGCGCATGTAACTGAATCTAAGATACTGGAGAGATCAATTATCATTTCTGATGGAAAACTAtcgaagaaagaaaaggaaattggTCATCCTCTAGAGGAAGAATCAGCAGAAACTGCTGCCAAAGAACCTGAAGAGGCCAATTTAGAAACTGCTGTATCTGAGATTCTAGAGGAAGAATCAGCAGAAACTGCTGCCGAAGAACCTGAAGAAGCCAATTTAGAAACTGCTGTATCTGAGATTCTGTATCGATTTTCTACAGAAGACTCTGAATCTGACGGTCCTAAATATCAGAACATTGAACATCAGGTGGAACCAAAGGAAGCTACTTTGGGTGTTGAAGATGATGCAAATattgagggagagaaaaaggaTCCAGCTCCTTTGGCAGGGGTGAATGTTATGAATGTCATAGTGGTAGCTGTAGAATGtgctccttggtccaaaacagGCATTTTCATCTGAACTACAAACTTCTagattgctctctctctctctctctgtgtgtgtgtgtgtgtgtgtgtgtgtgcatgcGTATGTGTGTTGAGATGATAAGCTATAAATTAGGCATGCCTACTCATCCTTGTACAAAAAATTGTTGTACAGGTGGACTTGGAGATGTTGTTGGAGCTTTACCAAAGGCTTTGGCTAGGAGAGGGCATCGGGTTATGGTACTTCCTTGTctctaattattaaaaaattgcaAACTGCAGTGCAATATTTGATTCGACTAGCGTATTATTAGTGGAAGATTCAGCTATTATTTGCTAGAGAAGAGGTAGTGTaggttgcattttttttttaattggtttAAGTAGAATGATGACCATTATTCaggcttaaataataaaagaactCAAATAAATCGCATTCTTTCAATATTGTTTTAAGATATGGTAGTGGAAATTGCTGATCTATCATTTCATTCAaactatatatcttttttttcaacTCGTTTAATAGATTAAATACCTACGAAATGTAGGATTATATCCATGAGAACTATGCATCAAGCGCTCTAGCAATTTAATATTTTGCATGCACTTTTTTTCTACCACTAGGTTGTGGTTCCAAAGTATGGCAATTATTCTGAAGCTCAGGATGTAGGAGTCCGCAAGTATTACAAGGTTTCTGGGCAGGTATGATGATATGGTGTTACTGTTAGgaattattgtattatttttttcctataagACCATGAGTGTATTGTCTTGATTGTTGCTCGTTTTTTGTTCATGCAGGACATGGAAGTAAATTATCTGCATGCTTACATAGATGGCGTGGACTTTGTTTT includes the following:
- the LOC109711327 gene encoding GDSL esterase/lipase At1g74460 produces the protein MERRRTKLAVAVALLLIFGLASQKCSCDVVQFIFGDSLSDVGNNNYLTKSLARAALPWYGIDFGNGMPNGRFSNGRTVADIIGDNMGLPRPPAFLDPTLDENVIFKNGVNYASGGGGILNETSSLFIQRFSLYKQIELFQGTQEFMRMKIGREAFYVVAMGSNDFINNYLLPVYADSWNYNGDTFITYLITTLEGQLRLLYSLGARKLTFFGLGPMGCIPLQRILTSSGGCQQSTNKLALDFNKQSTKLLSDLASSLPNSTFKFGDAYDAFQDLINRPYLYDFNNSHGPCCSLGKIRPTLTCTPISTLCEDRSKFVFWDEYHPTDKANELIANVILKKLGYNSTNGTDNP